The Canis lupus familiaris isolate Mischka breed German Shepherd chromosome 1, alternate assembly UU_Cfam_GSD_1.0, whole genome shotgun sequence DNA window CTTTTACTATAAAGGACCTGATACTGACTATTTTAGGCTTTTCTTTAAAGCCATATGtcctctgttgcaactactctgCCATTGCAGTGTGAAAGCGGCCATAAAGAGATGAGCatgtttcagtaaaattttacttGGAAAGATAGGCAGGGGGCCgtattttaataagtaaaaccttaaaaagagagagagagagacagagagagatggaggattATGCTACCTGTTGATCCTGCAGTGGAAAGTGGTCATGTCAGACTCATTAGCAGAATTGCCTCCAGATTAGATCATGCACGAAGTCGTTGCAAAATAAAATGGTCATTGTTGAGAGAGCCCTGAATTGAAACGTTCTAAAACCAAGTTTGAggggctatttttttcttttctttcttttttttttttaagattttatttattcacgagagacacagagagagaggcagagacataggcagagggaaaagcaggctccctgcgtgaatcctgatgcaagactcgattccaggaccccaggatcatgatctgagccaaaggcagacattcaaccactgagccacgagGTGCCCCTTGAGGGCCTGGTTTTATGCTAAGTAATCCTTCCCTACTCAGTCTGCCAGTGTCCAACTGGAAGAGAAAACTAGACTAGAAAAGGCTTTCTTCTCTCAGAGCTCTGTGCCTGTGCTTAAGGGAATTAATTACCTACACAGTCTTATCAAGTGTGTGCATTTTTCTGGGTGAGGATACACAGCTTTGAGAGATTCTCAGGGAGCCCTGGGACTCAAACAAAGTAAAGAGccgatttcttttttcttttctttctttaagattttatttatttatttattttagagagcgccAGAGAAGGCGCACGAgctggggagagaagcagagggagagggacaagcagactccgtgctgagtgcggagcccgacgcggggttcgatcccacgatcctgagatcacgacctgaggcgaaaccaagagtcagatcctcaaccgactaagccacccaggcagcccaaagAGCTGATTTCTTAAGGGCCTGTCTGGCTCCTCTCACCTCAGATTTTCTTCTTCCGTCCAGCCTACTTCATTCCTTCCTCCGTGGGCTCAAGTAGCCATAcctgtgggcagggctgggaatTCTTGTCTTTTCAGGAACTGGCCTACTAGGTGAGCAAATGGAAGAAGGAGGAACTGTTAGTTGGTACTTTCACTTAAGTTCAGGGTTATGGCAGCAGGAGGCCTCTGGATCATGAGTCGAGGCAGTTGGGCCATGTAGTATGACCTGCAGGGTTGGAGCAAGGTGCTAGCTTCAGTTACATTCtgggtgtttattttattttgtttatagatattttacttatttatttagagagacagtgAGTGCAGGCAGTGCGTGCGtggaaggggtagagggaaggggagagaagctcaagcagactctatgctgagtgaggagcctgacgtggggcttgagctcaggaccccgagataatgacctgaaccaaaaccaagccGCTCAACCAGCCgtgccacccaggcctccctgttcTGGGTGTTTAAAGACCAGCTCTCATTCCCTCTATAAACCCTCCATTTGCTCACCTGTGTAGTGGGGCAGGATTAGAGTTCTTAGTGGGCTAATTTGGTCTGTCTCCTCAGAAGTTAAAGTTGGGGTGGTAGGAAGAGGGCAGGCTAGTCCCCCAACTCCCCAACCTTCTCTTCCCTGTCTCCAGGTAGCCTGTGGAACCTCCCCTGACCATCCAGGTCCTGCGATGCAGTGAACCCCTGCTTGTCTGCCACCGTTCTCCGGAATGGACCGCAGCAGCCTCCTGCCCTTCCAGCTGTGGTGCCCCCGGCCCTTTGGCACCTACTCGCAGAACCAGCCGCGCCCACCTACTGCAGCCCTCAAGCCATCGGCCTGCCCAGAGCCAGGCAGTGGGGCTGAGCCAGACCACGGGCCTGCCCACTCAGAGAACACCCCGCCTGCCTTGGCCACAGaggcccctgcctcccagcctgctCCACTCCTCTCAGCAGCTGCTGCTGGCGATGAGGGCCGAGTCCTGCTGGACACGTGGTACGTCATCAAGCCCGGGAATACAAAGGAGAAGGTGGCCTTCTTTGTGGCCCACCAGTGTGGTGGGGGCAGCCGGGCCAGCTCCATGAAGGTTAAGGGGCACTGGGGCAGCGACAGCTCCAAGGCTAAGCGGAGGAGGCGCTGTCTTGAACCTACCAAGGCTCCACCGGACCCAGGGGGCCCAGAGGGGCCCCCCGCTGCTGAGGGGGCCCCAACCTCAACTGGTGAGGACGTCGACCTGCTCTCTGTGGCTGAGATGGTAGCCCTAGTGGAACAGCGGGCCGCCCTGGCCCTGCAGAACTACCCTCGCCCCGGCACCCCAGCGCCTGTGGTCTTTGTGTCAGCTGAGCAGGGTGGGCCTGCCAAGGGGCTGGGATCTGAACGGCGGTCTGGTGGTGGGGACTGCAGCCGTGTGGCCGAGGCGGTGGCCCACTTCGAGGCCCAGCGGGACAGCCCTCCATCCAAAGGCCTCCGCAAAGAGGAGCGTCCTGGGCCAGGTCCAGGGGAGGTACGCATTGCCTTCCGCATCTCCAATGGCCGAGAGCCCCGTGCACCCGATGGCAGCTTGCCCAACGGGAGTGGGGGCCGGCCCGGTTGTGCCTACCCTGGcagcccaggccccggggcccgAGCCAAGGACAAGATCACCTGCGACCTGTACCAGCTCATCAGCCCCTCCCGGGACGCCCTGCCCAGCAATGTGGAGTTCCTTCTGGCTCGGGCGGATGAAGCCAGCGAGGGGGAGACACCAGTCCCTGCCAGGCCTGAGGACActcccccagcaccccctccaccccctgcccggGACTGCGGAGCATCAGGCTTCCATGTGGATGTGGTGGTGACGGGTGTGGTGGATGAATGCATCTTCTTTGGCAAGGACGGCACCAAGAACGTCAAAGAGGAGACAGTGTGCCTGACGGTCAGCCCCGAGGAGCCGCCCCCACCTGGCCAGCTTTTCTTCCTCCAGTCCCGTGGTCCAGATGGGCCCCCTGAGCCACCCCCGGCCGACTCACCAGCCACCGCACCAGGCCCGGATGATGCCGAGGGGACAGCAGACACCTCTCTGTGCCGCCTGTACCGGCACGTGTCACACGATTTCCTGGAGATTCGCTTCAAGATCCAGCGGCTGCTAGAGCCGCGACAGTACATGCTGCTGCTGCCCGAGCACGTGCTGGTGAAGATCTTTAGCTTCTTGCCCACGCGGGCCCTGGCAGCCCTCAAGTGTACCTGCCACCACTTCAAGGGCATCATTGAGGCATTCGGTGTGCGGGCCACAGACTCACGCTGGAGCCGCGACCCACTGTATCGCGATGACCCTTGCAAGCAGTGCCGCAAGAGATACGAGAAGGGTGATGTGTCGCTCTGCCGCTGGCACCCCAAGCCCTACCACCACGACCTGCCTTATGGACGTTCCTACTGGATGTGCTGCCGCCGAGCTGACCGCGAGACGCCTGGCTGCCGCCTGGGTCTGCACGATAACAACTGGGTGCTGCCCTGCAATGGGCCAGGTGGCGGCAGtagtggtggcggtggtggcagCACTGGCAGCAGTGGGGGCCGGgctggcagggaggaagggaggtgaagccgggggaggggaggggagagcccaccatgcccacccctcccccctcccccgggagCTGAGGGCCAGAACTGGGTCACCAGCCTGTGCCCCCCAGTCCGGGCAGTGTtgatccccaccccctccagaaCTGAGATGGGGTTCAGGGGGATGATTGAGAAAGCACTCTGATCAACTGACCCCTATTGATTTTCTACTCTTCAGACCCAGGGCCGTTGACCCTCAAGGAGGGTGTTTTTTATCAGCATCTCAATTTCTCCTCCATTCAGCCCCaaccccctccctgccactctccACCCCAGGGACCCACCagcagggagcagaaggcagctaATTTTGGTACTCCGCAAGGGTTCCCCCATTCtggccccctcccgccccccctcccccaggtctCTGTCTCTGGAGCCATGTTCTCCCTCAAGAGGCTGCAGCATGCAAGGTTGGCACCTTTCCTGACCCACCACACCCGGGCTCACCTCCTCTTTAGGAATTGGGTCCCACGGGATCACAGATCAGATGTGGCGGCCCTTTTCATGGCAGCCTGCCATTTCTAGACATTGGCTCcgttaaaacaataaaaatcactgttttcTCCTTAACCTAAAGCTACCAGTTTCTTCACTTCCCccagaggggaagagaaggggaaaaaaaaattgaagtatagattcccctcccccatcactgAAGCTATTATCATCgcttcttccctcccccaaaaAGCTGTGAAGCCCTTTGCCTCGCTCTTGACAGCGTGGGGGGCCGGTGGGCAGGGACTGTGAGTTTGCATCTCTGGATTGTTTTTACTTCCACTCTGGGTACTCATTCAGGTGTGGGGGTCTCTCCAGCCTCAGCCATACATGTTTCTTCAGAATCCTTTGGTCAACGGAGACCTTGATTTTCAGGCAGTTTGGTCTGGGGTATTTTCGTTTGttctgtttggggttttttgtttttgttttttgttttttcatctttgtggTTCTGGAAGCTTCTGGTGTGTGGCATCTGACCAGTTTTGAATTGGTCCTTTCTATAAAATCGATATTTATAAGGCTGGGCCCAGACTGGTTTGTGTGTTGTTCAgggaggggtttggggagagaagggagccaAGGATTACTGCATGGTGAGCTGGAAAAGATTGGGAGAAGGATCCTTAGCCAAGTCCCTTAGCTTGAGATTATTTTTGACTCTTCATCTGTGTCGGTTTGGATTCAAAATCTCAAAATAGTAGTAGCTTAAGCAagatagttttcatttctttagaaatcCAGAGTGGGCAGCTATGGTGGCCCTGAAGTTGTCAGAAACCCAGGCTGCTTCCAGCTCACTGTCCTTTGGCTGTGGCCCCGCTAGAACTCCAACCATCACCAATTTGCAGGAAGAAAAGGCCTCCTTCCTCGCAGAAGTACTATATTATACCTATATGTATATCTCACTGATCCAAACTTCAGCCATATGGAAGGGCTGTGAGGGAGACTGGGGACATGCAGTTTTTCAGCTGGGTacattatgcaaaaaaaaaaaaaaaaaacacccctttTACTAAAGATCCATATAATCAAAGCTTCAAAAAGTCACTTAATTATTTACTAAGTAAAAAGGGGAAttgagtgattttaaaaattcaaatataaaggaagagggaaggatggATATTGAGAGATAATTAACagtatggtttttgtttttgtttttgttttttgttttttgtttcgagagaagaagagagaatcccaagcaggctccacattcagtgtaggagctggacacagggctcgatcccatgacctgagccaaaatcaaaactGGGATGCTAACCAtctgggccatccaggcaccccaacagtctctgacatccttttttttttttttttttaagattttatttatttattcatgagagacacaaagagaggcagagacacagacaactcccacaggcagcctgatgcaggactcgatcccaggacctgaggcaggcactcaaccactgagccacctaggcgccccaacAGTCTCTGACATTCttatcaggaaataaaaatgaccagAGAGACTAGGATGTTTCATAGTAGTTACTTTAATACTTAGATTTTAGAATCaagagacctgggtttgagtcttgGCTTGGCTTTGTGGGACTTCAGTTTTCTCTGGAGGGGCCAGATTATTTAGACTCTCCTGCTGAAAAGAGGTAgtcaaaaaatcaaaaccatcAGCTAATCAATATAATACAGTTAAAGGATGCACCACGCCAAAAATGTAAGGGAAAGTTATGTGGGTCCCTGAAGCCACTTTTGCTCTGAGGGCATTTGCTTGGGCCAACAGACCTGGGTTTCCTATTGGTAGTCTTAAtggaacaagcagggggaagtcAAGGCCAAGGTGGCGGATTCCCCCAAGGTGGGAAATCTAATAGGAGCTGGGATCCCACCAGACTACAAGCTCAGGTGAGGATTATGACCCAGAAGACTGCAGAGAAGATGTTCTAAACTGCGAGGAGGACGCAAGACCAAAGGAGGGAGAAAGTGGACCCTGAGAATGTGTGGACACAGGCTGACCCTAGGCTCAGGTTTGTGGCATCGTCCGTGTGTTCCGGGGTACTTCTAAGCTCGGCTGTCTGGCAAACACAAACAAATCCTCCAGGTTAAGGAACTGTCTTCTAGAAGCCCCACAAATGATTTTTCAGACAATGAGTATGGTTAAGTGATCAAACATGTATGGAAATAAAGCAGCACAAGCAAGAATCAGCAGAGACAACAGAACGAAAGACGACTCACAGGGACTTCGAATGGTGAACCTATCAGTCACAGATTAGAATATGGGTTTCCCCAATTTTCCAGAAACTCAAATTACACCACTTTTCTCTTATAGAAGACCTACCTTAATACGGAAATAgcttttttcataaaagtgaaaatcctctttaGATCACTCCCTTAGAACATGTACTAAGGTAGGTCTTTTGTGAAAGTGCAGTGGCGTGACACAAACTTTTGGAAATCAGAGAATACTCTGCTTACAGTTTATGAAAGATTCCACAGGGTTgctctgctttgctttgcttttcttttcttttcttttcttctttctttttttattttttaaagattttatttagttgagagcatgagcagggaagaggggcaaagaggaagaagcaaactccccactgagcagggagcctgacgtggggctcgatcccaggaccctgggatcatgacctgagctgaaggcagacacttagctgactgaaccacccaggcaccactggaTTGCTCTGCTTTTGGCTAGCAAGGCAAATGTGTACAAGAGCTTGGAAATCTCTGCAGGCAACCCAGAACTAGATAATGGCCTagca harbors:
- the FBXO46 gene encoding F-box only protein 46 — translated: MDRSSLLPFQLWCPRPFGTYSQNQPRPPTAALKPSACPEPGSGAEPDHGPAHSENTPPALATEAPASQPAPLLSAAAAGDEGRVLLDTWYVIKPGNTKEKVAFFVAHQCGGGSRASSMKVKGHWGSDSSKAKRRRRCLEPTKAPPDPGGPEGPPAAEGAPTSTGEDVDLLSVAEMVALVEQRAALALQNYPRPGTPAPVVFVSAEQGGPAKGLGSERRSGGGDCSRVAEAVAHFEAQRDSPPSKGLRKEERPGPGPGEVRIAFRISNGREPRAPDGSLPNGSGGRPGCAYPGSPGPGARAKDKITCDLYQLISPSRDALPSNVEFLLARADEASEGETPVPARPEDTPPAPPPPPARDCGASGFHVDVVVTGVVDECIFFGKDGTKNVKEETVCLTVSPEEPPPPGQLFFLQSRGPDGPPEPPPADSPATAPGPDDAEGTADTSLCRLYRHVSHDFLEIRFKIQRLLEPRQYMLLLPEHVLVKIFSFLPTRALAALKCTCHHFKGIIEAFGVRATDSRWSRDPLYRDDPCKQCRKRYEKGDVSLCRWHPKPYHHDLPYGRSYWMCCRRADRETPGCRLGLHDNNWVLPCNGPGGGSSGGGGGSTGSSGGRAGREEGR